The following proteins are co-located in the Myxocyprinus asiaticus isolate MX2 ecotype Aquarium Trade chromosome 18, UBuf_Myxa_2, whole genome shotgun sequence genome:
- the LOC127456244 gene encoding acetylcholinesterase-like, whose amino-acid sequence MIGAHIKSTLPVLAILLLQPTAGQDELVVSTDKGKVQGVRLPVPDGLESVTAFLGIPYAKPPLDMLRFKRPEPAEVWSGIRDATQYSNSCFQVPDTVYPGFPGAEMWNPNTRISEDCLYLNVWTPLIHFHNKAKPLVPVMVWIYGGGFSTGTASLDMYDGRFLSQSQNVVVVSMNYRVGPLGFLSLPESKDIKGNAGLFDQQLALSWVAKNIASFGGDPSSVTLFGESAGAGSVGLHLLSEGSHGLFARVILQSGSPNAVWAAVEPAKAWNRSLTLVQLLNCPLGPTEVETCLRAVEPEKLVSLQYDVISDPVIINVPFPPTVDGEFLLDMPNVLIQSGRFLKTELLLGLNRDEGTYFLVYGAPGFGIHNQSLINRDQFLKGISLSLPGFSDIAREVAAFQYTDWTDEQSKQKNRDALGWLVGDRYFSCPSLDFARRYVEHGGSVRLYLFHHRSGFNPWPQWMGVMHGDEIPFVFGIPLNKTFGFSEEEKTMSQRIMEHWSNFARVGDPNVKGVDWPQFTLEHQQYVVLNTSPSQTLRMLRAQQCKFWDSLMPKLQYVTGVGVMAAGNGACQDMIKNYFFQIVMVLFFTSVMF is encoded by the exons ATGATTGGCGCTCACATCAAATCCACTCTGCCAGTTTTGGCTATTCTACTCCTCCAACCAACAGCAGGGCAAGATGAACTGGTCGTCTCCACTGACAAAGGCAAAGTCCAGGGTGTAAGACTTCCTGTGCCAGATGGCTTAGAGTCCGTGACAGCCTTCCTTGGTATCCCCTACGCCAAGCCTCCATTGGACATGCTTCGCTTCAAACGACCTGAGCCTGCTGAGGTGTGGAGCGGGATACGAGATGCCACTCAATACTCCAACTCCTGCTTCCAGGTGCCAGATACAGTGTACCCAGGATTCCCAGGAGCTGAGATGTGGAATCCCAACACCAGGATTAGTGAAGATTGCCTGTACCTCAATGTATGGACCCCCTTAATCCACTTCCATAACAAAGCCAAGCCCTTAGTACCAGTTATGGTGTGGATCTATGGTGGAGGTTTCTCCACAGGTACTGCTTCCCTGGATATGTATGACGGGCGTTTCCTCAGCCAGTCCCAAAATGTGGTGGTGGTATCTATGAACTACAGGGTTGGACCATTGGGATTCCTATCTCTACCTGAAAGTAAGGACATAAAgggcaatgctggtctttttgaCCAGCAGTTGGCTCTCAGCTGGGTGGCAAAGAACATTGCTTCATTTGGGGGTGACCCATCCTCCGTAACCTTGTTTGGGGAAAGTGCTGGAGCTGGCTCTGTAGGACTCCATTTGCTTTCGGAGGGTAGTCATGGCCTGTTTGCCCGTGTAATTCTCCAGAGTGGCAGTCCTAATGCAGTGTGGGCAGCCGTGGAGCCAGCTAAGGCCTGGAACCGTTCTCTGACTCTGGTTCAGCTTCTGAACTGCCCACTTGGACCTACTGAAGTAGAGACCTGCTTAAGAGCAGTTGAACCTGAGAAATTAGTCAGTCTTCAATACGATGTCATTTCTGATCCCGTCATCATAAATGTGCCCTTTCCTCCAACAGTGGATGGAGAGTTTCTCTTGGATATGCCTAATGTCTTAATCCAGTCGGGACGTTTTCTGAAGACTGAGCTCCTGTTGGGATTGAACAGAGATGAAGGAACGTACTTCCTTGTTTATGGTGCACCTGGGTTTGGCATCCATAACCAGAGTCTTATCAACAGAGACCAGTTCCTCAAGGGTATATCCTTGAGTCTCCCTGGTTTCAGTGATATAGCCAGAGAGGTGGCTGCCTTCCAGTACACGGATTGGACAGATGAGCAAAGCAAGCAAAAGAACAGAGATGCCTTAGGCTGGTTGGTGGGTGACCGCTATTTTTCGTGCCCCTCGCTGGATTTTGCCCGCAGGTATGTTGAGCATGGGGGCAGTGTCCGATTGTACCTGTTTCACCATCGCTCTGGCTTCAACCCCTGGCCTCAGTGGATGGGGGTAATGCACGGGGATGAGATCCCGTTTGTTTTTGGGATACCTCTGAACAAGACTTTTGGATTCTCTGAGGAAGAGAAGACCATGAGTCAGAGAATCATGGAGCATTGGAGCAACTTTGCTAGAGTTGG GGACCCAAATGTCAAAGGAGTGGATTGGCCGCAGTTTACACTGGAACATCAGCAGTATGTGGTGCTCAACACTAGCCCATCACAGACACTCCGGATGCTTAGAGCCCAACAGTGCAAGTTCTGGGACAGCTTGATGCCAAAACTGCAGTATGTCACAG gtgttggagtgatggctgctggaaatggggcctgtcaggatatgatcaaaaattacttttttcaaatagtgatggtgctgttttttacatcagtaatgttctga